A DNA window from Coffea arabica cultivar ET-39 chromosome 6c, Coffea Arabica ET-39 HiFi, whole genome shotgun sequence contains the following coding sequences:
- the LOC113692479 gene encoding protein DETOXIFICATION 51, which produces MCNPNTTPKLTTISVIDHQKITSSSTSTRSPRPPSQTHFYFDLLSLPTPLKVQENPKENHQNPPKFALPSSSEIVQETKALFKLSFPIAIAALILYARSILSMLFLGQLGDIQLAAGSLAMAFANITGYSVLSGLALGMEPLCSQAFGAQLPRLLSLTLQRSVIFLLACSIPITFLWINISHILLYLHQDPIITRLARTYLVFSLPDLVTNSFIHPIRIYLRAQGITYPLTFASLAGTALHLPINYVLVIRLRLGVAGVAAAAAISNLVVLATLVLYLWATGLHAATWTKVSGECLTGWGPLMRLAGPSCVSVCLEWWWYEIMIVLCGLLVDPKATVASMGVLIQTTSLLYIFPSSLSFAVSTRVGNELGANRPERARVSSVVSIFIAVLMGLSAMGFATSLRDLWARMFIDDGNILRLTSAALPILGLCELGNCPQTVGCGVVRGTARPSTAANVNLGAFYLVGMPVAIGLVFGLGVGFCGLWLGLLSAQVCCAGLMLYVVAITDWKFEANRAQFLTCEGGCGGESKTPPPPLPGECHNEIEPLICVTVTSP; this is translated from the coding sequence ATGTGCAATCCAAACACTACCCCCAAACTCACCACCATCTCCGTGATTGATCATCAAAAGATTACCTCCTCCTCCACCTCCACAAGATCACCACGGCCACCATCTCAAACCCACTTTTATTTCGATCTGTTATCCCTCCCCACGCCCTTAAAAGTCCAAGAAAACCCCAAAGAAAACCATCAAAATCCACCCAAATTTGCCCTACCTTCATCCTCGGAGATCGTCCAAGAAACCAAAGCCCTCTTCAAGCTATCCTTCCCCATAGCAATCGCAGCCCTCATCCTCTATGCCCGCTCCATTCTCTCCATGCTCTTTTTAGGCCAACTCGGCGACATCCAGCTTGCCGCTGGCTCTCTAGCTATGGCCTTCGCCAACATAACCGGTTATTCCGTTCTTTCCGGTTTAGCACTAGGAATGGAGCCGCTTTGTTCTCAGGCTTTCGGAGCACAGCTTCCCAGGCTTCTTTCCCTAACGCTGCAAAGGTCCGTTATATTTCTTCTGGCTTGCTCCATCCCAATCACATTTCTTTGGATCAACATTTCCCATATTCTTCTTTATTTGCACCAAGACCCCATTATCACCCGATTGGCCCGCACCTACCTTGTTTTTTCACTCCCTGATCTTGTCACAAATTCTTTTATTCACCCCATACGTATTTACCTTCGGGCTCAAGGTATTACTTATCCGCTCACCTTCGCTTCGCTGGCTGGCACGGCTTTGCACTTGCCCATCAACTATGTTTTGGTCATCCGGCTCCGGCTCGGCGTGGCAGGCGTTGCTGCTGCGGCTGCCATCTCCAACCTGGTGGTCCTGGCGACGCTCGTCCTGTACTTGTGGGCTACCGGCTTGCACGCCGCAACATGGACGAAGGTGAGCGGAGAGTGCTTGACCGGCTGGGGTCCGCTCATGCGGCTAGCCGGGCCGAGCTGCGTCTCGGTTTGTCTGGAATGGTGGTGGTACGAGATCATGATAGTGCTGTGTGGCCTCTTGGTGGACCCTAAGGCCACTGTTGCATCCATGGGCGTCTTGATCCAAACGACGTCGCTGCTGTACATATTCCCGTCCTCGCTCAGCTTCGCGGTGTCCACGCGGGTCGGTAATGAGCTCGGAGCAAACCGGCCCGAAAGGGCTCGGGTCTCATCCGTGGTGTCGATCTTCATAGCGGTCCTGATGGGCTTATCAGCTATGGGCTTCGCAACATCCTTGAGGGACTTGTGGGCTCGGATGTTCATTGATGATGGCAACATCCTACGGCTGACATCAGCGGCGCTGCCGATTCTGGGACTGTGTGAGCTAGGGAACTGCCCACAGACCGTTGGATGTGGGGTTGTACGTGGGACCGCCCGCCCGTCCACAGCAGCTAACGTGAACCTTGGGGCATTCTATCTTGTGGGTATGCCCGTGGCGATTGGGCTAGTTTTTGGGCTTGGGGTTGGGTTCTGTGGGCTTTGGCTGGGGCTTCTGTCGGCCCAGGTTTGTTGCGCGGGGCTGATGTTGTATGTGGTAGCCATCACGGACTGGAAGTTCGAAGCCAACAGAGCACAATTTCTCACGTGCGAAGGAGGTTGCGGTGGTGAAAGCAAGACTCCTCCTCCTCCATTGCCTGGTGAATGCCACAACGAAATAGAGCCGTTGATTTGTGTGACGGTGACGTCGCCGTGA